The proteins below come from a single bacterium genomic window:
- a CDS encoding permease-like cell division protein FtsX yields the protein MIQSILFLFLFFLLLCLFNISPFISFLYHKIEITAYLKEGIPFSSLEALMKRINQERKGIEIRYQSKEDALKGLVPAEVVNILDKNPLCSSFKIRLFGKIEENDFDKFISFLSSMKDIEKISYSKEALKFLSKIKHGFLKAFLWICGICSSFIIIILILLSLMDAKLYKEEREILYLSGRTKWSLVLSSLISSMIDGLFSSLIAFVFLFIGWTLFVHKGISPSFEISFFSFDIILSLAGIGILLGFITKIPTLFFL from the coding sequence TTGATCCAAAGCATATTGTTCCTTTTTCTTTTCTTCTTACTCCTTTGTTTATTTAATATTTCTCCTTTTATAAGCTTTCTTTACCACAAGATAGAAATAACCGCTTATTTAAAAGAGGGGATTCCCTTTTCCTCCCTTGAGGCTCTTATGAAAAGGATAAACCAGGAAAGGAAAGGAATTGAGATTAGATACCAATCAAAGGAAGATGCATTAAAAGGGCTTGTTCCCGCTGAGGTAGTCAATATTCTGGATAAAAATCCCCTTTGTTCTTCATTCAAGATAAGGCTCTTTGGAAAGATAGAAGAAAATGATTTTGACAAGTTTATCTCTTTCCTTTCCTCTATGAAAGATATTGAGAAGATAAGCTATTCAAAAGAAGCCCTTAAGTTTTTGTCAAAGATAAAACATGGGTTTTTAAAAGCCTTCCTTTGGATTTGTGGAATTTGTTCTTCCTTTATAATTATTATTCTCATCCTTCTTTCCTTAATGGATGCAAAGCTCTATAAAGAGGAGAGGGAAATTTTATACCTTTCTGGAAGAACAAAATGGTCTCTTGTTCTTTCTTCCCTTATATCTTCTATGATTGATGGGCTTTTTAGCTCTCTAATTGCCTTTGTTTTTCTTTTTATAGGATGGACACTTTTTGTCCATAAAGGGATTTCTCCTTCCTTTGAAATATCTTTCTTCTCCTTTGATATTATATTAAGCCTTGCGGGGATAGGAATCCTTCTTGGATTTATTACAAAAATCCCTACCCTCTTTTTTCTCTAA
- a CDS encoding MinD/ParA family protein yields MDQAERLRELVKERKRDSVEIVTVTSGKGGVGKTNISVNLGISFALAGRRVLVIDADLGLSNVNIVAGVVPPPRYNLFHVIKGEKKIEEVVAEGPCGIKIVTGAIGISTLANLSPKKRDELIEQLSGMSSIADLIFIDTSAGLSGRVLSFVLAADKVLLVTTPEPTAIADAYGIIKAVSFRTKDLDIRLIVNRAKTLEEGERVANRIMEIAGQFLGMQVKKIGVLLDDRAVEESVREQSPFFLTHPKAKATQCIYNIRNAMANIPFPENGGISSFLKRLFKTEHMEFAKEEG; encoded by the coding sequence ATGGATCAAGCGGAGAGATTAAGAGAGCTAGTAAAGGAAAGAAAGAGGGATTCGGTTGAGATAGTAACAGTAACCTCTGGAAAGGGCGGTGTGGGAAAGACAAATATCTCGGTTAATCTTGGAATATCATTTGCCCTGGCAGGAAGAAGGGTTCTTGTGATTGACGCAGACCTTGGGCTTTCCAATGTAAATATTGTAGCAGGTGTTGTTCCACCGCCAAGGTATAACCTTTTCCATGTTATCAAAGGAGAGAAGAAAATTGAGGAGGTTGTAGCAGAAGGTCCTTGTGGAATAAAGATAGTAACCGGGGCAATTGGTATATCAACCCTGGCGAACCTTTCTCCCAAGAAAAGGGATGAGTTAATTGAGCAATTGTCAGGCATGTCTAGTATCGCTGACCTTATTTTTATTGATACCTCAGCCGGTCTTTCTGGAAGGGTGCTTTCATTTGTTCTTGCCGCAGACAAGGTCTTGCTTGTTACAACACCAGAACCAACTGCCATTGCAGATGCATATGGAATAATAAAGGCTGTATCCTTCAGGACAAAGGACTTAGATATAAGGCTTATTGTCAATCGGGCAAAGACACTGGAGGAGGGAGAGAGGGTAGCCAATAGGATAATGGAGATAGCAGGTCAGTTTTTGGGAATGCAGGTTAAAAAAATCGGTGTTCTCCTTGATGACAGGGCGGTTGAGGAATCTGTGAGGGAGCAATCTCCATTCTTTCTTACCCATCCAAAGGCAAAGGCAACCCAATGTATTTACAACATAAGGAATGCAATGGCAAATATCCCCTTTCCTGAAAATGGAGGAATAAGTAGTTTCCTAAAAAGGCTCTTTAAAACAGAGCATATGGAGTTTGCCAAGGAGGAAGGCTAA